One segment of Spiroplasma cantharicola DNA contains the following:
- a CDS encoding ABC transporter permease encodes MKKSLFLYLKQGIKGVMKFKIQFIVIVILSFLATFILSISFSTTKRITNDYEKTMLKMEPFDFLNQQSVGLNLAEGTGSNIIAPMDILNNQFLYVKDSKDLTSQKNNKAVDLNYNISSFDDFSSEGYQETFLTKTFQDSEIQKQFLEMLSDRDYWFSIFQYTYDPIKDEIKWDSNLDINYYSGSSSYSYLKNTAANKRGRISNFFLPTIELLKSNYLKDLFSENPPNYIKNTLFYELKSKGIITLENFEGKEASKKVLTDNSDFDIYNRYLYFALEAIMRQLIGSTIEYPTYWINQAIAQSDSKERERVIQKFNELSKDNKIGFNFLLENEIETSKEFAITIFKWIFGFKPQSNEWNSENFESSDKFIVDKESKPWKNNLDVGSENIDLERYPSSKEEIFNKGMRGSLNQIVVNGSNNKVYNYDNSFSSKYLRHFENQSIEQTIGYYRDFNDFDTYNIEYNFEGISAAKAFYIKNEFLAKAMGFKYEARAEMEFTDVTTEINYRIIDINNHWKDKLTLYEGHLPRTKNEILINPQFATANKYHLGDNIVLGEGNFVISGFAVEPLSYFPMGNTQNPLPNNKKNAIVFATKDNFNQIISTQLEKLATKSIYSMLTVEDRNKLSESDKNLEKYRAYSFNNVIEVYNSYNYIVGNNEKLDSNNFINKYSTFESSTFRYNWIVAPMLINGFRIFSYIFSVLVFLITIIATVVAVKKTVELNSGEIAILKAMGAGNYEIASSYMSYGIIVTIFIAPIAWLLGSFIQEFIAKVFLNFSSGRSNLIIFSPSALLISILIFGLLLCLISFLTAFLLVKRPTLEIMYKMEKVKRIKWVDKFNNKVFSKSSFSTRFSIELATSGFSKTILSATTVFFAGFLISFGLTIPGLVQNVVGGYYKNVYYSNSFENRELIGNAPLAKTSLSPTREVEYYEKSLIDSNNIFGSGITQISKNVSSFAPPADNSAIPQILLNPSQTEDNKLKADWLYNFMNSVSSEEVNLDNQNSLIAVIASLLGNNINQLVGKAISIADIQKILEWTIHSDSPELENFEDRLQKITDLSGLLTDGLPQLLTNFVPGSTVTEGDWKEQIVNIIIAQTPSYIKQYVTRSENRLNNFSFGWQINKYIPGVDNVYTRLNIATNNNINLDITGLQSTQSAYNMNKNERTKLFISDYQAKILEKLINGFDVTDSEIKDVSQFYDAKTLTIPVIANGQTDFVLNNEWDNLNNPKIKKDRLILRESSLNIPNQAWMYDDGDWLRYKNSSFNSDKSYIEMEGLSASKFTHAPIFDQTGFNLINPKNTGDKIKLKNNAYGFYNLTSDPNSKEEKINFEMRPYYSFDNITMFIPELYKENFMKLKQSGNRDSKQWWLDDASDFVPLKTKEAWARVNPNLGKDTKYFAIKPYSLYYDASGDFEREQENLSGTPVEYMTRGYENLFARTLREVNGPITLGNVELDWRANNKNVQQIKFKRVGSIGVYGQPLVIADQSIVNMLSGYGISKYIPFNLQYEDYTKPSGSYNVNNVSVKTYQYFNPNDFNEKAKNNIDEVIYGENKLEKSIRPSMWYSGILSNAQEPYFITSQASFSRDYKSGQDTMNGNNYGSSTLEMKSTILLGQQKALITKLSSIILTVATVAICLLIIIMVLTITLINDLYVNQYKKFMIVMKSLGYSNWKIIKYTFGSVTILSALFYALGVFTNFTVIAILFNIISKKLGSIPFGLTWWTPILAIILVFGSFFLSITITTKNIRKKSPSILMK; translated from the coding sequence ATGAAAAAATCATTATTTTTATATTTAAAACAAGGTATAAAAGGTGTGATGAAATTTAAAATACAATTTATTGTAATTGTTATTTTAAGTTTTTTAGCAACTTTTATTTTGAGCATCTCTTTTTCAACAACTAAAAGGATTACAAATGATTATGAAAAGACCATGTTAAAGATGGAACCTTTTGATTTTTTAAATCAACAATCAGTTGGATTAAATTTAGCAGAGGGTACAGGTTCAAATATAATAGCACCGATGGATATTCTTAATAATCAGTTCTTATATGTTAAAGATTCAAAAGATTTAACTAGTCAAAAAAATAATAAAGCAGTTGATTTAAATTATAATATTTCTTCTTTTGACGATTTTTCAAGTGAGGGGTATCAAGAAACATTTTTAACTAAAACTTTTCAGGATTCTGAAATTCAAAAGCAATTCTTAGAAATGTTATCTGATAGGGATTATTGATTTAGTATATTTCAATATACTTATGATCCAATTAAAGATGAAATTAAGTGAGATTCAAATTTAGATATTAATTATTATTCTGGTTCAAGTTCATATTCATATTTAAAAAATACAGCTGCAAATAAACGTGGTAGAATTTCAAATTTTTTCTTACCAACAATTGAACTATTAAAGAGTAATTATTTAAAAGATCTATTTAGTGAAAATCCACCAAATTATATTAAAAATACTCTATTTTATGAATTAAAATCTAAAGGAATAATTACTCTTGAAAATTTTGAAGGAAAAGAAGCTTCAAAAAAAGTATTAACAGATAATTCTGATTTTGATATTTATAATAGATATTTATATTTTGCATTAGAAGCTATAATGAGACAATTAATTGGTTCAACAATTGAATATCCTACATATTGAATAAATCAAGCAATTGCTCAATCAGATTCAAAAGAGAGAGAGAGAGTAATTCAAAAATTTAATGAGTTAAGTAAAGACAATAAAATTGGTTTCAATTTTTTATTAGAAAATGAAATTGAAACAAGTAAAGAGTTTGCAATAACAATATTTAAATGAATATTTGGTTTTAAACCACAGTCAAATGAATGAAATAGTGAAAATTTTGAATCAAGTGATAAATTTATTGTAGATAAAGAATCAAAGCCTTGAAAAAATAATCTTGATGTAGGTTCTGAAAATATTGATTTAGAGAGATACCCAAGTTCAAAAGAAGAAATTTTTAATAAAGGTATGAGAGGAAGTTTAAATCAAATTGTTGTTAATGGTAGTAATAATAAAGTCTATAATTACGATAATAGTTTTAGTAGCAAATATTTAAGACACTTTGAAAATCAAAGTATTGAACAGACAATTGGTTATTATAGAGATTTTAATGATTTTGATACTTATAATATTGAATATAATTTTGAAGGAATAAGTGCTGCAAAAGCATTTTATATTAAGAATGAATTTTTAGCTAAAGCTATGGGATTCAAATATGAAGCAAGAGCTGAAATGGAATTCACTGATGTAACAACCGAAATTAATTACAGAATTATTGATATCAATAATCATTGAAAAGATAAACTTACTTTGTACGAAGGACATTTACCAAGGACTAAAAATGAAATTTTGATTAATCCTCAGTTTGCCACAGCAAATAAATATCATTTAGGAGATAATATTGTTTTAGGTGAAGGTAATTTTGTTATTTCAGGTTTTGCAGTAGAACCTTTAAGTTATTTTCCAATGGGAAATACTCAAAATCCACTTCCAAATAATAAAAAAAATGCAATAGTTTTTGCAACTAAAGATAACTTTAATCAAATAATTTCTACGCAGTTAGAAAAACTTGCAACAAAATCAATTTACTCTATGCTGACAGTTGAAGATAGAAATAAGTTGTCTGAAAGTGATAAGAATCTTGAAAAATATAGAGCTTATTCATTTAATAATGTGATAGAAGTTTATAATTCTTATAACTATATAGTTGGAAACAATGAAAAATTGGATAGTAATAATTTTATTAATAAATATTCAACTTTTGAATCAAGTACCTTTAGATATAATTGAATTGTTGCTCCAATGTTAATTAACGGTTTTAGAATTTTTTCTTATATTTTTTCAGTTTTAGTTTTTTTAATCACAATAATTGCAACTGTTGTAGCTGTTAAAAAAACAGTTGAATTAAATTCTGGAGAAATTGCTATTTTAAAAGCAATGGGAGCTGGCAATTATGAAATAGCTTCTTCATATATGTCTTATGGAATAATTGTAACTATATTTATTGCTCCAATTGCGTGACTTTTGGGTTCTTTTATTCAAGAATTTATAGCTAAAGTATTTTTAAATTTCTCATCAGGAAGATCAAACTTGATTATTTTTAGTCCTTCAGCATTGCTGATTTCAATTTTAATTTTTGGTTTATTATTATGTTTAATTTCCTTTTTAACAGCATTTTTATTGGTAAAAAGACCAACATTAGAGATTATGTATAAAATGGAAAAAGTTAAACGAATTAAATGAGTTGATAAATTTAATAATAAGGTATTTAGCAAAAGTTCTTTCTCTACTAGATTTAGTATAGAATTGGCAACATCTGGGTTTTCTAAAACAATTCTATCTGCTACAACAGTTTTTTTTGCAGGATTTTTAATATCATTTGGATTAACAATTCCTGGTTTAGTTCAAAATGTTGTGGGAGGTTATTATAAAAATGTATATTATTCTAACTCTTTTGAAAATAGAGAATTAATAGGAAATGCACCTTTAGCCAAAACGTCGTTATCACCAACAAGAGAAGTGGAATATTATGAAAAGTCTTTAATTGATAGTAACAATATTTTTGGAAGTGGTATAACACAAATATCAAAAAACGTATCAAGTTTTGCACCACCAGCAGATAATTCGGCAATTCCTCAAATACTATTAAATCCTTCACAAACAGAAGATAATAAATTAAAAGCGGATTGACTTTATAATTTTATGAATAGTGTTTCTTCTGAAGAAGTTAATTTAGATAATCAAAACTCACTAATTGCAGTAATTGCAAGTTTATTAGGAAACAATATTAATCAATTGGTTGGTAAAGCCATTTCAATTGCAGATATTCAAAAAATTTTGGAATGAACAATTCACTCTGATTCACCAGAATTAGAAAATTTTGAAGATAGATTGCAAAAAATTACAGACTTATCTGGATTATTAACTGATGGTTTACCACAATTGCTGACAAACTTTGTTCCTGGTTCAACAGTTACAGAAGGAGATTGAAAAGAGCAAATTGTAAATATTATAATTGCACAAACGCCATCGTATATAAAGCAATATGTAACTAGATCAGAAAATAGACTTAATAACTTTTCATTTGGTTGACAGATTAATAAATATATACCAGGAGTAGATAATGTATATACTAGATTAAATATTGCTACAAACAATAATATAAATTTAGATATTACAGGTTTACAATCAACTCAAAGTGCCTATAATATGAATAAAAATGAAAGAACCAAATTATTTATTAGTGATTATCAAGCAAAGATTTTAGAAAAATTAATAAATGGTTTTGATGTTACAGACAGTGAGATTAAAGATGTTAGTCAATTTTATGATGCAAAAACTCTAACTATTCCAGTAATTGCAAATGGTCAAACAGATTTTGTACTTAATAATGAATGAGATAATCTTAATAATCCAAAAATTAAAAAGGATAGACTTATCTTAAGGGAAAGTTCATTGAATATACCAAATCAAGCTTGAATGTATGATGATGGAGATTGATTAAGATATAAGAACTCTTCATTTAATTCTGATAAATCTTATATTGAAATGGAAGGACTGTCTGCAAGTAAATTTACACATGCTCCAATTTTTGATCAAACTGGTTTTAACTTAATTAATCCTAAAAATACTGGTGATAAAATAAAGCTTAAAAATAATGCATATGGATTCTATAATTTAACTTCTGATCCTAATTCAAAAGAAGAAAAAATTAATTTTGAAATGAGACCTTATTATTCTTTTGATAATATAACTATGTTTATTCCTGAACTTTATAAAGAAAATTTCATGAAGTTAAAACAAAGTGGTAATAGAGATAGCAAACAATGATGACTTGATGATGCTTCTGATTTTGTTCCTTTAAAAACTAAAGAAGCCTGAGCAAGAGTTAATCCAAATTTAGGGAAAGATACTAAGTACTTTGCCATTAAACCTTATTCACTATACTATGATGCCTCAGGAGACTTTGAACGTGAACAAGAAAATTTATCAGGTACACCAGTTGAATATATGACAAGGGGATATGAGAATCTGTTTGCAAGAACTCTAAGAGAAGTTAATGGACCGATAACATTAGGTAATGTGGAATTAGATTGAAGAGCTAATAATAAAAATGTTCAACAAATCAAATTTAAAAGAGTTGGTTCAATTGGAGTTTATGGACAACCATTAGTAATTGCAGATCAAAGTATTGTTAATATGCTAAGTGGTTATGGAATTTCTAAATACATTCCATTCAATTTACAATATGAAGATTATACGAAACCTAGTGGGTCTTATAATGTTAATAATGTCAGTGTAAAAACTTATCAATATTTCAATCCTAATGATTTTAATGAAAAAGCTAAAAATAATATTGACGAAGTAATTTATGGTGAAAATAAGCTAGAAAAAAGCATTAGACCAAGTATGTGATATAGTGGAATATTATCAAATGCACAAGAACCTTATTTCATTACAAGTCAAGCATCATTTTCAAGAGATTACAAATCTGGACAAGATACTATGAATGGTAATAATTACGGATCTAGTACTTTGGAAATGAAATCAACAATTTTATTAGGGCAACAAAAAGCTCTTATAACAAAACTCTCTTCTATAATTTTAACTGTAGCTACTGTTGCAATTTGTTTATTAATAATAATTATGGTTTTAACAATTACACTAATTAATGACTTGTATGTAAATCAATATAAGAAATTTATGATTGTTATGAAATCACTGGGTTATTCAAATTGAAAAATTATCAAATATACATTTGGTAGTGTAACAATTCTTTCCGCACTATTCTATGCATTAGGAGTGTTTACTAATTTCACTGTAATAGCAATCCTATTTAATATAATTAGTAAAAAACTTGGATCAATTCCATTTGGTTTAACTTGATGAACACCAATATTGGCAATCATTCTTGTATTTGGTTCATTCTTCCTTTCAATTACAATAACAACCAAAAATATTAGAAAAAAATCACCTTCAATTCTTATGAAATAA
- a CDS encoding phosphotransferase: MKKNGLSGKAIIKKGKQLYKENNNNSNFKKIIEILYLNDFSFFPNYSDIEEKYYKYDFLEGVTLETVQTMPLKSTLKILDIILEYQSFYKTNENKVIVHGDISPVNIIFDDNLIPIKVIDWDGCYFGSKYEDIGYICLLWVNFGDDKQEHAKYIDEIKIIFKYLKYNLQDIIEVKNIILNRIEKDKRYLKDNPRKREIEYWSNYVKKWIQIYWKGIEDEFS, translated from the coding sequence ATGAAGAAAAATGGACTATCAGGGAAGGCAATTATAAAAAAAGGAAAACAATTATATAAGGAAAACAATAATAATTCTAATTTTAAAAAAATTATAGAGATCCTATATTTAAATGATTTTTCCTTTTTTCCTAATTATAGTGATATTGAAGAAAAATATTACAAATATGATTTTTTAGAAGGTGTAACTTTGGAAACAGTTCAGACTATGCCTTTAAAATCTACTTTAAAAATTTTAGATATAATTTTAGAATATCAAAGCTTTTATAAGACTAATGAAAATAAAGTAATTGTTCATGGTGATATAAGTCCAGTCAATATTATTTTTGATGATAACTTAATACCAATTAAAGTAATTGATTGAGATGGTTGTTATTTTGGAAGTAAATATGAAGATATTGGCTATATTTGTCTATTATGAGTTAATTTCGGAGATGACAAACAAGAACATGCAAAGTATATTGATGAAATAAAGATTATTTTTAAATATTTGAAATATAATTTACAAGATATCATTGAAGTAAAAAATATAATATTAAATAGGATTGAAAAAGATAAGAGATATTTAAAAGATAATCCTAGAAAAAGAGAAATTGAATATTGAAGTAATTATGTAAAAAAATGAATTCAAATTTATTGAAAGGGTATTGAAGATGAATTTAGTTAA
- a CDS encoding DJ-1 family glyoxalase III, with translation MAKVAIFVANGFEDTEVVATVDVLRRAEKLFPKSFPVVDIVSINDSKQVKGAWNIEIIADKVISDIKFSEYDCLILPGGRVGVDHLKECEILMNAIEKHAKENKVIAAICAAPEILGKLGLVDGIEVTHYPGCTANLEKAIKKPHISAIADKNFITGSSIGGALQFALQIVDHFTSTEKMLELHKTLVFNY, from the coding sequence ATGGCAAAAGTGGCTATTTTTGTTGCTAATGGTTTTGAAGATACAGAAGTTGTTGCAACAGTAGATGTTTTAAGAAGAGCAGAAAAATTATTTCCTAAGAGTTTTCCTGTTGTAGACATCGTTTCTATTAACGATTCAAAACAAGTAAAGGGAGCTTGAAATATCGAAATTATTGCAGATAAAGTAATTAGTGATATTAAATTTTCTGAATATGATTGTTTAATATTACCTGGGGGAAGAGTTGGAGTTGATCATTTAAAAGAATGTGAAATTTTAATGAATGCAATTGAAAAACATGCAAAGGAAAATAAAGTTATTGCAGCAATCTGTGCAGCTCCAGAGATATTAGGTAAATTAGGTTTAGTAGACGGTATTGAAGTTACTCACTATCCTGGATGTACTGCTAATTTAGAAAAAGCAATTAAGAAACCTCATATTTCAGCAATAGCTGATAAGAATTTTATTACTGGAAGCTCAATAGGAGGAGCATTACAATTTGCACTTCAAATTGTAGATCATTTTACTTCAACTGAAAAAATGTTGGAACTACACAAAACATTAGTATTTAATTATTAA
- a CDS encoding acyltransferase family protein, protein MKKINSNLQLVKYLMAFLIILYHDWTAFGYKNVFFLEPFIGASMSVFILITGYLKVDSKNYNFLNLLMIVIGCLIINTIVCLSINNFTNILDHVQNLFLGGRDWWYIWCFLLLQPFIKYLNDFVNRTTGKFLFLSICLLFIFSSATTSLYKFGQVFTMFNLFYMITFYLIGAWIKRYYNLEGIKKFLIPTLLLLLIYLPIMFYNINVVNYKISMSTSNVITYAISILLFLLFLSIPSYNNKFINYLGKLSLYVYLFHYITQIIIMEKLFNNQFLNFSPIFIRNIVYGLIILVATTIIAVPIEYCSTNFAKYSTQKIFNIWNKYKIISIV, encoded by the coding sequence ATGAAAAAAATCAATAGTAATTTGCAATTAGTTAAATATTTAATGGCGTTTCTAATAATTCTTTATCATGATTGAACAGCTTTCGGTTATAAAAATGTATTTTTTTTAGAGCCATTTATTGGTGCATCTATGAGTGTATTTATACTTATTACAGGATATTTAAAAGTTGATAGTAAAAATTATAATTTTTTAAATCTTTTAATGATAGTAATTGGTTGTCTAATAATAAATACAATAGTTTGTCTTTCAATAAACAATTTTACAAATATATTAGATCATGTACAGAACTTATTTTTGGGGGGCAGAGATTGATGATATATATGGTGTTTTCTTCTATTGCAACCTTTTATTAAATACTTAAATGATTTTGTAAATAGAACTACAGGTAAATTTTTATTTTTATCTATTTGTCTTTTATTTATATTTTCTTCTGCAACAACTAGTTTATATAAATTTGGTCAAGTATTCACAATGTTTAATTTATTTTATATGATTACTTTTTATTTAATTGGAGCTTGAATTAAAAGATATTATAATTTGGAAGGCATAAAAAAATTTCTAATTCCCACCTTATTACTCTTATTAATTTATCTTCCTATTATGTTTTATAATATAAATGTAGTAAATTATAAAATATCAATGAGCACTTCAAATGTAATTACATATGCTATTTCAATTCTATTATTTTTATTATTCTTATCAATACCATCTTATAATAATAAATTTATAAATTATCTTGGTAAATTATCTCTATATGTTTATTTATTTCATTATATAACTCAAATTATAATTATGGAGAAATTATTTAATAATCAATTTCTAAACTTTAGTCCAATATTTATAAGAAATATTGTATATGGTCTAATTATTTTAGTTGCAACAACAATTATTGCAGTTCCAATTGAATATTGTTCAACTAATTTTGCAAAATATAGTACTCAAAAGATTTTTAATATTTGAAATAAATATAAAATAATTAGTATAGTTTAA
- a CDS encoding lipoprotein — protein sequence MKKLLTILAGLGIASSATTSVIACGNKSEPSVEENNDVSELINQFKKESSEIMDSFINSKKDKLLGLIDDNGVYNFFNRENIEKYGTDTNSESANLDDLTENLKDDIVTDFNNILKTIDLKSELNDLATKSDKFNVIIWNNAVVDSIDFDKNSIDIKYTNKDWQESGEANPNYFLSSTVINLKISIQFKNQDGNKENFDTTIPLVFTYTNDEVLLKSIDKIQKNIENDFLGTESKFTWLDYQNTLLNLEKNSSYKIFDIFNTKRRETIVNNIYSSTQFRDEFMNFIKTKYLNEINIGLQFSNNNTPVISKNSITSKVEANNYDIFLNEKDGQNYKDINNSVLINLKENGNEINFKDYGKKSVNKEVYNILNKNLKIMYENYYKNFTNFLTESNYDGVNKKTNSVAVGKVSIDGLSLIINSNYKLPINTVSIKYSLAIDNNENNESNGENLIKDTSFGNAIYFNAIEGIKSFQNVFDTKKPTILNGTTQFETPFAFSGKVRDQEIEENIWDSLHQESNGSYVSSVNKGLSLLKDTQVNFRDKLLEDGNQGVFDLNFANYNNSSGKISEGAIYSDVLKTEKGYKQNRRYQGYYERKTSILLKFNFLSLVFVFEQYSSSAADNSIIIERSET from the coding sequence ATGAAAAAACTTTTAACTATTTTAGCTGGTTTAGGAATAGCTTCATCTGCAACAACATCAGTTATTGCTTGCGGGAATAAATCTGAACCATCAGTTGAAGAAAATAATGACGTATCAGAATTAATTAATCAATTCAAAAAAGAATCAAGTGAAATAATGGATTCATTTATCAATTCTAAAAAAGATAAGTTATTAGGATTAATTGATGATAATGGAGTTTATAACTTTTTTAATAGAGAAAATATTGAGAAATATGGAACAGATACTAATTCAGAAAGTGCTAATCTAGATGATCTAACTGAAAACTTAAAAGACGATATAGTAACTGATTTCAATAATATTTTAAAAACAATTGACCTAAAATCAGAATTAAATGATTTAGCAACTAAATCAGATAAATTTAATGTAATAATTTGAAACAATGCAGTAGTTGACAGTATTGATTTTGATAAAAATTCTATTGATATTAAATATACAAATAAAGATTGACAAGAAAGTGGAGAAGCTAATCCTAATTATTTCTTGTCTTCAACAGTAATCAATTTAAAAATATCAATTCAATTCAAAAATCAAGATGGCAATAAGGAAAATTTTGATACAACAATACCATTAGTATTTACATATACAAATGATGAGGTCTTGTTAAAAAGTATTGATAAAATTCAAAAAAATATTGAAAATGATTTTTTAGGAACTGAAAGTAAATTTACATGACTAGATTATCAAAATACATTATTAAATCTTGAAAAAAATAGCAGTTATAAAATATTTGATATTTTTAATACAAAAAGAAGAGAAACTATTGTAAATAATATTTATAGCTCCACTCAATTTAGAGATGAGTTTATGAATTTTATTAAAACTAAATATTTAAATGAAATAAATATTGGATTACAGTTTTCAAATAACAATACTCCAGTTATTTCAAAAAATTCAATTACTTCAAAAGTTGAAGCAAATAATTATGATATATTTTTAAATGAAAAAGATGGGCAAAACTATAAGGATATAAATAACTCAGTTTTAATTAACCTTAAAGAAAATGGTAATGAAATAAATTTTAAAGATTATGGCAAAAAAAGTGTAAATAAAGAAGTCTATAATATATTAAATAAAAATTTAAAAATAATGTATGAAAATTATTATAAAAACTTTACAAATTTTTTAACAGAAAGTAATTATGATGGAGTTAATAAAAAGACAAATTCAGTTGCCGTTGGTAAAGTTTCTATTGATGGTTTATCATTGATAATAAATTCAAACTATAAATTACCAATAAATACAGTATCTATAAAATATTCTTTAGCAATTGATAATAATGAAAATAATGAATCAAATGGCGAAAATTTAATTAAAGATACTTCATTTGGAAATGCAATTTATTTTAATGCTATTGAAGGTATTAAATCATTTCAAAATGTTTTTGATACAAAAAAACCAACTATATTGAATGGAACTACTCAATTTGAAACACCTTTTGCTTTTAGTGGAAAAGTTAGAGATCAAGAAATTGAAGAAAATATTTGAGATAGTTTACATCAAGAAAGTAACGGAAGTTATGTTTCATCAGTTAATAAGGGCTTATCTTTATTAAAAGATACACAAGTTAATTTTAGAGATAAGCTTTTAGAAGATGGTAATCAGGGAGTCTTTGATTTAAATTTTGCAAATTATAATAACTCTAGTGGAAAAATATCAGAAGGAGCAATTTATTCAGATGTTTTAAAAACAGAAAAAGGTTATAAACAAAATAGAAGATATCAGGGTTATTATGAAAGAAAAACATCTATTCTTTTAAAATTTAATTTTTTAAGTTTGGTTTTCGTATTTGAACAATATAGTAGTAGTGCTGCTGATAATTCAATAATAATTGAAAGAAGTGAAACTTAA
- a CDS encoding ATP-binding cassette domain-containing protein — translation MEINIRKFVKKFKANQIGELNLDINSNKITAILGSSGSGKSVLINSIIGSIRKFKGNIIINGTSRKKFTHYKINKLISFYTQTDFSLYSVNVVFFLRTMCIVLGIKKREREQKIEYWLKFFDLWDARKKSISKFSWGMKNRLNLILCFIKEAQLIIMDEPGANLDSYWRNKIKNLLIDYKKQGKTIIITVHNIDEISDIIDEYIILEGGKKIFAGTKEKLNIYSKYKLFIKDLFDVQKFREFLLEEDIMSFKYDNDENSLVIAVDNYRQINYLFLYLIKNNLPLNNLIKLPINMESIHKALENNELNK, via the coding sequence ATGGAAATAAATATAAGAAAATTTGTAAAAAAATTTAAGGCAAATCAAATAGGTGAATTAAATCTAGACATTAATTCAAACAAGATTACTGCCATACTTGGTTCAAGTGGCAGTGGTAAAAGTGTTTTAATAAATTCAATAATAGGCTCTATAAGAAAGTTTAAAGGTAATATTATTATTAATGGAACATCAAGAAAAAAATTTACACATTACAAAATTAATAAGTTAATTAGTTTTTATACACAAACCGATTTTTCACTTTATAGTGTTAATGTAGTCTTCTTTTTAAGAACTATGTGTATAGTTCTAGGAATAAAAAAAAGAGAAAGAGAGCAAAAAATTGAATACTGATTAAAGTTTTTTGACTTATGAGATGCAAGAAAAAAAAGTATTAGTAAATTTTCATGAGGAATGAAAAATCGTTTGAATTTAATTTTATGCTTTATTAAAGAAGCGCAACTTATTATTATGGATGAACCTGGAGCAAATTTAGATTCTTATTGAAGGAATAAAATTAAAAATTTATTGATAGATTATAAAAAACAAGGGAAAACAATTATTATCACTGTGCATAATATTGATGAAATATCAGATATTATTGATGAATACATTATTTTAGAAGGTGGTAAGAAAATATTTGCAGGTACAAAAGAAAAACTAAATATTTATTCAAAATATAAATTATTTATTAAAGATCTTTTTGATGTACAAAAATTTAGAGAATTTTTGTTAGAAGAAGATATTATGTCCTTTAAATATGATAATGATGAAAATTCCTTAGTTATTGCTGTTGATAACTATAGACAAATAAATTACTTATTTTTATATTTAATTAAAAATAATTTACCTCTTAATAATCTTATAAAATTACCAATTAATATGGAATCAATCCATAAGGCTTTAGAAAATAATGAATTAAATAAATAA